One Agrobacterium vaccinii DNA window includes the following coding sequences:
- a CDS encoding NAD(P)/FAD-dependent oxidoreductase, which translates to MVKADSLPDQTGQSPLPSSVPLLIIGGGIMGLWAAVKADRLGIDTLLLDVGNIGDGASGGLLGALMPHMPDRWSDKKQFQFDALVSLEADIAAIEAATGLSAGYRRCGRLIPLPKPHLRAIAERHSDEAGVNWCTAGEQFRWDVLDAPPVDGWVDAGTGEAGFVHDTLAAKVSPRAFIASLAYYLRQSRHVRVMEQCGVSTLSPVGTAQLTTGQQIAFGHAVVCAGHQSFPLLSGAFGLSSDPKLGQPVKGQAALLRADIDPSLPVVFLNGLYVVPHEDGTVAIGSTSEEDFDDAFSTDALLDTLIEKARQIVPSLRNATVIERWAGLRPKAIGRDPMVGRHPDHPCIVALTGGFKVSFGLAHGLADAALDAVLGNVAAVPDSFTLDDHIRVFNAKM; encoded by the coding sequence ATGGTCAAAGCCGATAGTCTTCCCGATCAAACAGGTCAATCACCTTTGCCCTCCAGCGTGCCTTTGTTGATCATCGGCGGTGGCATCATGGGGCTTTGGGCGGCGGTCAAGGCTGACAGGCTGGGTATCGATACGCTGTTGCTGGACGTGGGAAACATCGGCGATGGCGCAAGCGGCGGGCTTCTGGGCGCTCTCATGCCGCACATGCCGGATCGCTGGTCCGACAAGAAGCAATTCCAGTTCGATGCGCTCGTCAGCCTTGAGGCGGATATCGCCGCGATAGAGGCCGCGACCGGTCTGTCTGCCGGTTACCGCCGTTGCGGGCGGCTTATTCCGCTGCCGAAGCCTCACCTTCGCGCAATTGCCGAACGCCACAGTGACGAAGCAGGCGTGAACTGGTGCACAGCCGGAGAGCAATTTCGCTGGGACGTGCTGGATGCGCCACCTGTCGATGGCTGGGTGGATGCAGGTACGGGCGAGGCAGGTTTCGTGCACGACACGCTGGCCGCCAAAGTGTCCCCCAGAGCGTTCATCGCAAGCCTTGCCTATTATCTACGCCAGTCCCGGCATGTTCGCGTGATGGAGCAGTGCGGCGTATCGACGCTTTCTCCCGTTGGAACGGCACAGTTGACGACTGGGCAACAGATCGCGTTTGGCCATGCCGTTGTCTGCGCAGGTCACCAGTCTTTCCCGCTGCTGTCGGGTGCATTCGGCCTGTCTTCGGACCCAAAACTTGGCCAGCCCGTTAAAGGGCAGGCGGCGCTGTTGCGCGCAGACATAGACCCGTCTTTGCCAGTGGTGTTCTTGAATGGACTTTACGTGGTGCCACATGAGGACGGCACGGTCGCCATCGGCAGCACCAGCGAAGAGGATTTCGATGACGCCTTTTCGACGGATGCATTGCTGGATACGCTGATCGAAAAAGCAAGGCAGATCGTGCCGTCACTGCGCAATGCAACCGTGATCGAGCGTTGGGCCGGGCTGCGGCCAAAGGCCATCGGACGCGACCCCATGGTCGGGCGGCATCCCGATCACCCGTGCATCGTGGCGCTGACGGGTGGCTTCAAGGTCAGTTTCGGGCTGGCGCACGGACTGGCCGATGCCGCGCTGGACGCGGTTTTGGGCAACGTGGCCGCTGTGCCCGATAGTTTTACACTCGACGATCACATTCGTGTTTTCAACGCAAAGATGTGA
- a CDS encoding DEAD/DEAH box helicase, translating into MTSFSELGLSEKIVAGVTQLGYTTPTPIQEKAIPLLLEGRDMIGLAQTGTGKTAAFGLPIIEMLLKQPDRPANRTTRTLILAPTRELVNQIGESLRGFVRKTHLKINQVVGGASINKQQLQLEKGTDILVATPGRLLDLIARNAISLSKVTYLVLDEADQMLDLGFIHDLRKISRMVPAGRQTLLFSATMPKAIADLAGSYLTNPVTVQVTPPGKAADKVEQYVHFVAGKNDKTELLKKSLTDNPDGRAIVFLRTKHGAEKLSKHLEHIGFKVQSIHGNKSQGQRERALKGFKDGEVQVLVATDVAARGIDIPAVTHVFNYDLPEVADAYVHRIGRTARAGRDGIAIAFCAPDETRLLHDIEKLMKIEIPVLSGERPEGLASPSRGNNNRGGNGGNRANANGPRRQGGERGERAHGDRPARGPRDGGHREGGPRDGGRRNGDFRGQRAGEFAPVERDNDLEVTSDFKRPKTEGAAAAAGKPAGNRNHRGGQGRPARKAGSFAPAGQGRPAGNAGRGRKRG; encoded by the coding sequence TTGACCAGTTTTAGCGAACTCGGCCTCTCCGAAAAAATCGTGGCCGGTGTCACCCAGCTCGGTTACACAACGCCTACTCCTATTCAGGAAAAGGCTATTCCTCTTCTTCTCGAAGGCCGCGACATGATCGGCCTTGCACAGACCGGTACCGGCAAGACCGCCGCTTTCGGCCTTCCCATTATCGAAATGCTTTTGAAGCAGCCCGACCGTCCGGCAAACCGCACGACCCGAACGCTTATCCTTGCGCCAACGCGCGAGTTGGTAAACCAGATCGGCGAGAGCCTGCGTGGTTTCGTGCGCAAGACGCATCTGAAGATCAATCAGGTCGTTGGTGGCGCGTCCATCAACAAGCAGCAGCTACAGCTGGAAAAGGGCACAGATATTCTGGTTGCCACGCCTGGCCGTCTGCTCGACCTCATCGCACGCAACGCGATTTCCTTGTCCAAGGTCACGTATCTCGTGCTTGACGAAGCCGACCAGATGCTGGATCTCGGCTTTATTCATGACCTGCGCAAGATTTCCAGAATGGTGCCTGCTGGCCGCCAGACTCTTCTGTTCTCGGCAACCATGCCGAAGGCAATCGCCGACCTCGCAGGCAGCTACCTGACCAACCCTGTTACCGTTCAGGTCACGCCTCCGGGCAAGGCCGCCGACAAGGTCGAACAGTATGTTCACTTCGTTGCTGGCAAGAACGACAAGACAGAACTTCTGAAGAAGTCGCTGACAGACAACCCGGATGGCCGCGCCATCGTGTTCCTGCGCACCAAGCATGGCGCTGAAAAGCTGTCCAAGCATCTGGAGCACATCGGCTTCAAGGTCCAGTCGATCCATGGCAACAAGAGCCAGGGTCAGCGCGAGCGTGCGCTCAAGGGCTTCAAGGACGGCGAAGTTCAGGTTCTGGTCGCAACCGACGTGGCAGCACGCGGCATCGATATTCCTGCCGTGACGCACGTCTTCAACTACGATCTGCCGGAAGTGGCCGACGCCTATGTTCACCGCATCGGTCGTACGGCGCGTGCGGGTCGTGATGGCATCGCTATCGCGTTCTGCGCACCGGACGAAACCCGTCTGCTGCACGACATCGAAAAGCTGATGAAGATCGAAATTCCGGTCCTTTCGGGCGAACGTCCTGAAGGTCTGGCAAGCCCATCGCGCGGCAACAACAACCGTGGCGGCAACGGTGGCAATCGCGCCAATGCCAACGGTCCGCGTCGTCAGGGTGGTGAACGTGGCGAACGCGCCCATGGCGACCGTCCTGCACGTGGCCCCCGTGACGGTGGTCATCGCGAAGGCGGTCCTCGTGACGGCGGACGCCGCAACGGCGACTTCCGTGGCCAGCGTGCCGGCGAGTTTGCACCTGTAGAGCGTGACAACGATCTGGAAGTGACGTCCGACTTCAAGCGTCCGAAGACCGAAGGCGCTGCCGCTGCTGCTGGCAAGCCTGCTGGCAACCGCAACCATCGCGGTGGTCAGGGTCGTCCGGCACGTAAGGCTGGCTCCTTTGCCCCTGCCGGTCAGGGTCGTCCTGCCGGTAATGCCGGTCGTGGCCGCAAGCGCGGTTGA
- the puuE gene encoding allantoinase PuuE — translation MISADYPRNLVGYGRTVPDAKWPGDARIAVQFVINYEEGGESCILDSDKASESLLSEIVGAQPWLGQRNLNMESIYEYGSRAGFWRLWRMFTSLGVTTTVYGVTAAMSRNPEAVAAMKEAGWEIASHGYRWLEYKDFSEEEERKHIQEAVRLHTELTGERPYGMYQGKPSDNTLRLVMEEGGFLYSSDSYADDLPYWVKGARNDPFLIIPYTLDANDMRFATPQGFNSGDQFFTYLKDTFDVLYQEGEEGSARMMSIGLHCRLVGRPGRAAALRRFIEYVLGHDKVWIPQRVEIARHWHAHHKPETL, via the coding sequence ATGATTTCGGCTGACTATCCCCGCAACCTCGTCGGTTACGGCCGCACTGTTCCCGATGCAAAATGGCCCGGTGATGCCAGAATTGCGGTGCAATTCGTCATCAATTACGAGGAAGGCGGCGAAAGCTGCATTCTCGACAGCGACAAGGCATCCGAATCGCTTCTGTCCGAAATCGTCGGCGCGCAACCCTGGCTCGGGCAGCGCAACCTCAACATGGAATCGATCTACGAATATGGATCGCGCGCTGGCTTCTGGCGGCTGTGGCGCATGTTCACCTCGCTTGGCGTGACAACCACAGTCTACGGCGTCACCGCAGCCATGTCGCGCAACCCGGAGGCGGTGGCCGCCATGAAGGAAGCGGGCTGGGAAATTGCCAGCCACGGTTACCGCTGGCTGGAATACAAGGATTTCTCTGAAGAAGAAGAGCGCAAACACATTCAGGAAGCGGTGCGTCTACACACCGAACTGACCGGCGAGCGCCCCTATGGAATGTATCAGGGCAAACCGTCCGATAACACCTTGCGGCTGGTGATGGAGGAGGGTGGTTTCCTCTATTCCTCCGATTCCTATGCGGATGATCTTCCCTATTGGGTCAAAGGCGCCAGGAACGATCCGTTCCTGATCATTCCCTATACGCTCGACGCCAACGACATGCGCTTTGCCACACCGCAAGGCTTCAATTCCGGCGACCAGTTCTTCACCTATCTGAAGGACACGTTCGATGTGCTCTATCAGGAGGGTGAAGAAGGCTCTGCCAGAATGATGAGCATCGGTCTTCATTGCCGCCTCGTTGGGCGCCCGGGTAGGGCGGCAGCACTTCGCCGCTTCATCGAATATGTTCTTGGCCATGACAAGGTCTGGATACCGCAACGCGTTGAAATCGCTCGTCATTGGCATGCGCACCACAAGCCGGAGACACTGTGA
- the uraD gene encoding 2-oxo-4-hydroxy-4-carboxy-5-ureidoimidazoline decarboxylase yields MMERGDFISRFGGIFEHSPFIAERAFDAGAIAEPLTAASLHAALVAQFRAASEAERLGVLRAHPDLAGKLAIAGGLTDDSRREQAGAGLDRLTSQEHGRFTELNTAYVEKNGFPFIIAVKGLDKADILKAFEQRIHDDAQDEFATASAQVEKIAWLRLSAVLPQG; encoded by the coding sequence GTGATGGAGCGGGGGGATTTCATCAGCCGTTTTGGCGGAATATTCGAGCATTCACCGTTCATTGCTGAGCGGGCCTTCGATGCAGGCGCAATTGCTGAACCACTAACAGCGGCAAGCCTGCACGCCGCGCTCGTTGCGCAGTTCCGCGCGGCGTCCGAGGCGGAAAGACTGGGCGTCCTGCGCGCGCACCCGGACCTCGCTGGAAAACTTGCCATCGCAGGCGGCCTGACGGACGATAGCCGCCGTGAGCAGGCCGGGGCAGGCCTCGACCGGCTAACGTCGCAGGAGCACGGTCGCTTCACGGAACTCAACACCGCCTATGTCGAAAAAAACGGCTTCCCCTTCATCATTGCTGTGAAAGGGCTTGATAAGGCTGACATCTTGAAAGCATTCGAGCAGCGTATTCATGATGATGCACAAGACGAGTTCGCAACGGCGTCGGCGCAGGTGGAAAAGATCGCGTGGCTGCGCCTATCCGCCGTGTTGCCGCAGGGCTGA
- a CDS encoding DUF1045 domain-containing protein — protein sequence MRYAIHFTPTPNDPLSHAASAWLGRDVYSGQSVEPPAVSSLGMQEISYHTALPRRYGFHGAIKAPFRLLDEVGEAALLRALMHFAGTHQPFTLPPLEIAKLGNTYGLVPSWQSETLNFLAASVVQEFDRYRMPLSDADIERADPDRLSATQLTNLHRWGHPYVMDEFRFQMILTGGVVPADCARVEKAVRGVFEPVLARPVEFTNLALFVEDEPGAPFRVHSLHPMGRVSARKSA from the coding sequence ATGCGGTATGCCATCCATTTTACGCCGACCCCGAACGACCCGCTTAGCCATGCGGCGTCCGCCTGGTTGGGCCGTGACGTCTACTCCGGGCAGAGCGTTGAACCACCTGCGGTTTCAAGCCTCGGCATGCAGGAAATTTCTTATCACACCGCGCTGCCGCGCCGTTACGGCTTCCACGGCGCGATCAAGGCTCCCTTTCGGCTGCTCGATGAGGTGGGGGAGGCGGCATTGCTGCGCGCCTTGATGCATTTCGCCGGCACGCATCAGCCCTTCACGCTGCCACCTCTCGAAATCGCCAAGCTCGGCAATACCTACGGCTTGGTCCCGTCATGGCAGTCCGAAACCCTGAATTTTCTGGCAGCAAGCGTGGTGCAGGAATTCGACCGTTATCGCATGCCGCTCTCCGATGCCGATATCGAACGCGCAGACCCGGACCGGCTGTCGGCGACGCAACTGACCAACCTTCATCGCTGGGGCCACCCTTACGTGATGGACGAGTTTCGCTTTCAGATGATTTTGACGGGCGGCGTCGTTCCAGCCGATTGTGCAAGGGTGGAAAAGGCCGTTCGAGGTGTTTTCGAGCCTGTTCTGGCACGTCCGGTCGAGTTTACCAACCTTGCGCTTTTCGTGGAAGACGAGCCCGGCGCACCTTTCCGCGTGCACTCGCTGCACCCCATGGGGCGGGTCTCCGCGCGCAAGAGTGCCTGA
- a CDS encoding nucleotidyltransferase family protein, giving the protein MKPSEVLENNREAIREATKRFNAANPRVFGSVARGEDRPDSDLDILVDALPGSTLLSLGGLQDALEQMMLGTKIHLLTPGDFPERVKLRVLSEAKPI; this is encoded by the coding sequence ATGAAACCTTCGGAAGTGCTAGAAAACAACCGTGAAGCCATCCGCGAAGCGACCAAACGCTTTAACGCGGCAAACCCCCGTGTCTTCGGCTCCGTTGCGCGCGGCGAGGACAGGCCGGATAGCGATCTGGATATTCTGGTGGATGCGTTGCCGGGCTCAACATTGCTGAGCCTTGGAGGTCTTCAGGACGCTCTTGAGCAAATGATGCTCGGAACAAAAATCCATCTCCTCACTCCGGGGGATTTTCCGGAGCGAGTAAAGCTTCGTGTTCTTTCGGAAGCTAAGCCGATATGA
- a CDS encoding response regulator, producing the protein MLEKAREGVLSLDLPACIKDSQLRYVCVNEAYARFAGRTPSDFTDKTTRQLLETADDHEREDKERRCLVFATEEIAACKSHFRDETHGLKCERFETEDGALFLYEVFETRPSAAVDRSADEPATLIDTSILDLLDVAVAVYAADNRLLYSNERFENLYADLNLNWQPGLRLEDIALAFYDRCLMAGEPDGERVAKRKIWFEERLAEISKPYSEFIDEIPDGRSIRFINKRLENGMLVALRIDITDARTQEMLMEKHTRENWLFREALERLPVSVFMLDSKRRLTYANASYEAFWGEPREKFYGLTEEELFVHEGERFRGENAHVLETGEALERAEDITLNDGTVVPTLVRVGRIISPANEPYLVGSVTDTTLLMQQSQDLLAARNDAERLHAEVESILQSLPVGVMLLGPDLTIEYANKSFYDLWEVTEQIDLVGQPYRRYFEMGYESGKYDFGDTSFEDAYRDRVKRLSLVEGYTSREVESKADKFTILSKRRIAGDKILITFADSTAVRARDREISTTRQELQRVGEYMQDATRVMAQGLALIQNGKFIMSNEAISRMFDVAPELVAPGKSWMGFFNFCAERGDLGDETETASARTQLMDKLASGQPFSRSVHVNKTRWLNVESTMGAGEYWLIIVTDITDMKQREAELEGLLARAEAADRAKSEFLANMSHEIRTPMNGVLGMAELLAKSQLDTRQRTFTDVIVKSGNALLTIINDILDFSKIDAGQMTLRNTPFDAAEAVEDVASLLSSQALEKNIELIVRVDPSLKQIVSGDAGRFRQIATNLIGNAIKFTETGHVLIELSGERADDSELMLILCVRDTGIGIAQHELDRIFEKFSQADASSTRRHEGTGLGLAITVGLAGLFGGKVDVESIVGQGSTFTVTLPLRVVEERSEQAISPTDMRNVSVLVIDDNAINRQILIEQLTRWGIDSHAAESGNAGLAILEEAARIGFSIDAVVLDYHMPEMDGMQVAAKIRADARLDGTAIIFLTSMDAVNTERDIQFDAHLMKPVRARLLRKTLTDVVRTSRSKRAVPHRPDATAAQTLPAPAVRSTPHTPQPKTKTRPTSLDVLIAEDNDVNQIVFTQILQQTDLRFRIVANGKKAVEAWSEDNPSIVLMDVSMPVMNGHQATQAIRAEEDRLETGARVPIIGVTAHAQDSDRDLCLAAGMDDYLSKPISPELLQAKIDKWLMRVPDKARDLKSN; encoded by the coding sequence TTGCTTGAAAAAGCGCGTGAAGGCGTTCTATCGCTGGATCTGCCCGCCTGCATCAAAGATAGCCAGCTTCGATATGTCTGCGTGAATGAAGCCTATGCCCGCTTCGCCGGTCGCACGCCGTCTGACTTTACGGATAAAACCACCCGCCAATTGCTTGAGACCGCCGACGACCACGAACGCGAGGACAAGGAAAGGCGCTGTCTGGTATTTGCAACGGAAGAGATTGCCGCGTGCAAGAGCCACTTTCGCGATGAAACACACGGTTTGAAATGCGAGCGCTTCGAGACCGAAGACGGCGCCCTGTTTTTATATGAGGTCTTTGAGACAAGACCGTCTGCCGCCGTTGACCGATCCGCCGATGAACCCGCAACGCTGATCGACACCAGCATTCTCGACCTTCTGGATGTAGCAGTCGCGGTCTATGCCGCCGACAACCGGCTGCTCTATTCGAACGAGCGGTTCGAGAACCTCTATGCTGATTTGAACCTGAACTGGCAACCGGGCCTGCGCCTTGAAGACATCGCTTTGGCATTCTACGACCGCTGTTTAATGGCGGGAGAGCCTGATGGCGAAAGAGTAGCTAAGCGGAAAATCTGGTTTGAGGAAAGGCTTGCAGAAATCAGCAAACCTTATTCCGAATTCATCGACGAAATTCCTGACGGTCGCTCCATCCGCTTCATCAACAAGCGCCTGGAAAACGGCATGCTCGTGGCTCTGCGCATCGATATTACCGATGCCAGAACGCAGGAAATGCTGATGGAAAAGCACACGCGCGAGAACTGGCTGTTCCGGGAAGCGCTGGAGCGCCTGCCGGTTTCCGTCTTCATGCTGGATAGCAAGCGCCGCCTCACCTATGCCAATGCCTCCTACGAAGCGTTCTGGGGCGAGCCCAGAGAAAAGTTCTACGGGCTGACGGAAGAGGAACTCTTCGTCCATGAAGGCGAACGGTTCAGAGGCGAAAACGCCCATGTTCTGGAAACCGGCGAGGCACTAGAGAGAGCCGAAGACATCACGCTGAATGACGGCACGGTCGTTCCGACTCTTGTCAGGGTGGGCCGCATCATCAGCCCCGCCAATGAGCCCTACTTGGTCGGCTCGGTCACCGACACGACCCTTTTGATGCAGCAGAGCCAGGACCTGCTTGCCGCCCGTAACGACGCCGAAAGACTGCACGCCGAAGTCGAGTCCATTCTCCAGTCGCTGCCCGTTGGCGTCATGCTGCTGGGGCCTGACCTCACCATCGAATACGCCAACAAATCCTTCTATGACCTGTGGGAAGTCACCGAGCAGATCGATCTTGTCGGCCAGCCTTACCGCCGCTATTTCGAAATGGGCTATGAAAGTGGCAAATATGATTTCGGTGATACCAGCTTCGAGGATGCCTATCGTGACCGCGTCAAACGGCTGAGCCTCGTCGAGGGTTACACGTCGAGAGAGGTCGAGAGCAAGGCTGACAAGTTCACCATCCTGTCCAAGCGACGCATCGCCGGGGACAAGATTCTCATCACCTTCGCCGATAGCACCGCCGTACGCGCGCGGGATCGGGAGATCAGCACCACGCGTCAGGAATTGCAGCGCGTCGGCGAATATATGCAGGATGCGACGCGCGTCATGGCGCAGGGTTTGGCGCTGATCCAGAACGGCAAGTTCATCATGTCGAACGAGGCGATATCGCGCATGTTCGACGTCGCGCCCGAGTTGGTAGCCCCCGGAAAAAGCTGGATGGGCTTTTTTAATTTTTGCGCTGAGCGTGGCGATCTCGGTGACGAGACAGAGACAGCATCAGCCCGCACGCAATTGATGGACAAACTCGCTTCCGGCCAGCCGTTTTCCCGATCCGTACATGTGAACAAGACACGCTGGCTGAACGTGGAATCGACCATGGGCGCCGGTGAATATTGGCTGATCATCGTCACCGACATCACCGATATGAAGCAGCGCGAGGCGGAACTTGAGGGCCTACTCGCCCGCGCTGAAGCTGCCGACAGGGCGAAATCCGAGTTTCTGGCCAATATGAGCCATGAAATACGCACACCGATGAATGGCGTACTGGGCATGGCAGAACTGCTGGCCAAATCCCAACTCGACACGCGGCAGCGGACATTTACCGATGTCATCGTCAAATCCGGCAATGCGCTTTTGACGATCATTAACGATATCCTCGACTTCTCCAAGATCGACGCCGGTCAGATGACGCTGCGCAACACGCCTTTCGACGCTGCCGAGGCAGTGGAAGACGTAGCATCCCTGCTGTCCTCACAGGCGCTGGAAAAAAACATCGAACTCATCGTCCGGGTCGATCCGTCGTTGAAGCAGATCGTCAGCGGCGATGCCGGTCGCTTCAGGCAGATCGCAACCAATCTCATCGGCAACGCCATCAAGTTTACCGAAACAGGCCATGTCCTGATCGAGCTTTCCGGCGAGAGGGCAGACGACAGCGAACTCATGCTGATCCTGTGCGTCAGGGATACCGGCATCGGCATTGCGCAGCATGAACTGGACCGCATATTCGAAAAGTTCAGTCAGGCTGATGCATCGTCCACGCGCAGACATGAAGGCACAGGTCTCGGACTTGCGATAACGGTCGGTCTGGCCGGGCTTTTCGGCGGCAAGGTGGATGTGGAGAGCATCGTCGGTCAAGGCTCCACCTTCACCGTCACCCTGCCCTTGCGTGTGGTTGAAGAACGGAGCGAACAGGCGATCTCACCGACCGACATGAGGAATGTCAGCGTTCTGGTCATCGACGACAATGCCATCAACAGGCAAATCCTGATCGAGCAATTGACGCGCTGGGGTATCGACAGCCACGCAGCGGAAAGCGGCAACGCCGGTCTCGCCATTCTGGAAGAGGCAGCCCGGATCGGCTTTAGTATCGACGCCGTTGTTCTGGATTACCACATGCCCGAGATGGACGGCATGCAGGTGGCCGCAAAGATCAGAGCCGACGCCCGCCTTGATGGCACAGCAATCATTTTCCTGACGTCGATGGACGCCGTCAACACCGAACGCGACATCCAGTTCGACGCCCATCTGATGAAACCAGTGCGAGCACGGCTTTTGCGAAAAACGCTGACGGATGTGGTCCGAACATCGCGATCAAAGCGCGCGGTTCCACACCGGCCAGATGCGACGGCTGCACAAACGCTTCCCGCACCCGCGGTCAGATCGACGCCCCATACGCCGCAGCCAAAAACAAAGACAAGGCCCACGTCGTTGGACGTGCTGATTGCCGAGGACAACGACGTCAACCAGATCGTTTTCACGCAAATCCTGCAACAGACCGATCTTCGCTTTCGGATCGTCGCCAACGGCAAGAAAGCCGTCGAGGCGTGGAGTGAGGACAATCCGTCCATCGTCCTAATGGATGTGTCCATGCCTGTGATGAACGGACATCAGGCAACGCAGGCCATTCGTGCGGAAGAAGACCGGCTGGAAACGGGTGCGCGCGTGCCGATCATCGGCGTCACCGCCCATGCGCAGGACAGCGACCGTGACCTGTGCCTCGCCGCCGGTATGGACGACTATCTGTCAAAGCCCATCAGCCCGGAACTGCTGCAAGCCAAGATCGACAAATGGTTGATGAGGGTCCCAGACAAGGCGCGAGACCTGAAATCCAATTAA
- a CDS encoding ureidoglycolate lyase, whose product MTDFIEIQPLTRHTFAPFGDVIEPEPSSMRLINGGNTERYHALSQADVVGEGARVVLNIFRGKARGFPYTLDMMERHPLGSQSFTPLSGKPFLVVVSHDENGRPGKPNVFIANAGQGVNYHRNVWHHPLMTVGETCDFLVVDRDGPGNNLEEYFYDEPYFIAEPTL is encoded by the coding sequence TTGACTGACTTTATTGAAATACAGCCCCTCACACGGCACACATTCGCACCATTCGGCGATGTCATCGAGCCCGAACCATCATCCATGCGCCTCATCAATGGCGGCAACACCGAACGTTACCACGCCCTGTCGCAGGCCGATGTCGTGGGTGAGGGCGCGCGGGTGGTGCTCAATATTTTCAGAGGCAAGGCACGCGGATTTCCTTATACGCTTGACATGATGGAGCGTCATCCACTGGGCAGTCAGAGTTTTACGCCGTTGTCCGGCAAACCCTTTCTCGTGGTGGTTTCGCATGATGAGAATGGCAGACCGGGCAAGCCCAACGTCTTCATCGCGAATGCTGGTCAAGGTGTGAATTACCATCGCAACGTCTGGCATCACCCGTTGATGACGGTAGGTGAGACCTGCGATTTTCTCGTTGTTGACCGGGATGGGCCGGGCAATAATCTCGAGGAATATTTTTACGACGAGCCCTATTTCATTGCGGAGCCAACCCTATGA
- a CDS encoding DUF86 domain-containing protein, with protein sequence MSLDRRLDYLADMRRAAEAARSFVSGMQEGEFLSDIKTQHAVGMSLIVIGESAVRLMETYPDFIEDHPDFPWHSIRGLRNRVAHGYFTLDLNIIWETTQTTIPELLQWLDTVSHWRAQGE encoded by the coding sequence ATGAGTTTGGATCGGCGGTTAGATTATCTTGCTGATATGAGGAGAGCCGCTGAAGCTGCGAGAAGTTTCGTTTCTGGAATGCAGGAGGGCGAGTTTCTTTCAGATATAAAGACGCAACATGCTGTCGGCATGAGCCTTATCGTGATCGGTGAGTCCGCAGTTCGTCTGATGGAAACGTACCCGGATTTTATTGAAGATCATCCGGATTTCCCTTGGCATTCGATCCGCGGTTTGCGTAACCGGGTTGCGCATGGATATTTTACTCTGGATCTAAACATCATTTGGGAAACGACGCAAACGACGATACCAGAGTTATTGCAATGGCTCGATACAGTTAGTCATTGGCGGGCCCAAGGTGAATAG
- the mnmD gene encoding tRNA (5-methylaminomethyl-2-thiouridine)(34)-methyltransferase MnmD: MTHPDNSGPERAGSNMLDWREGDMPYSLAFGDHFYCQTDGRQECSHVSLSGNGLPERWQTAQGTFRIGELGFGTALNLCETWRQWKLSRPADAQLHFVSFELYPMTARELDRALSHWPQLDAERKAFVAQWPSDPEGWVEITLDEQTRLTVFCGDAMQGIIQSTDTFDAWYLDGFAPAKNPEMWTLDIMSAVFDKTAPGGTFATFAAAGFVRRNLGEAGFKVERRPGFAGKREMLCGTKPAL; this comes from the coding sequence ATGACACACCCCGATAACAGTGGACCGGAACGAGCCGGTTCAAACATGCTGGATTGGCGAGAGGGCGATATGCCCTATTCGTTGGCCTTTGGCGATCATTTTTATTGCCAGACCGATGGCAGGCAGGAATGCAGCCATGTTTCGCTGTCCGGCAACGGTTTGCCGGAGCGGTGGCAAACTGCGCAGGGAACGTTCCGCATCGGCGAGCTCGGCTTCGGCACGGCGCTGAACCTTTGCGAGACGTGGCGGCAGTGGAAACTCTCAAGGCCTGCCGATGCGCAGCTGCATTTCGTGTCCTTCGAGCTATACCCGATGACGGCGCGCGAGCTGGACCGAGCGCTCTCCCATTGGCCGCAATTGGATGCCGAACGCAAAGCCTTCGTCGCGCAATGGCCTTCAGACCCGGAGGGCTGGGTTGAGATCACTCTGGATGAGCAGACACGTCTGACCGTTTTCTGCGGAGATGCCATGCAGGGCATCATCCAAAGCACCGATACATTCGATGCTTGGTATCTCGATGGCTTTGCACCGGCGAAGAACCCCGAGATGTGGACGCTGGACATCATGTCGGCGGTGTTTGATAAGACCGCTCCCGGCGGCACCTTCGCGACATTTGCAGCGGCCGGTTTCGTGCGGCGCAATCTGGGCGAGGCCGGGTTTAAAGTCGAAAGACGGCCCGGCTTTGCCGGAAAGCGCGAAATGCTCTGCGGCACGAAACCCGCCCTATAG